In Rosa rugosa chromosome 4, drRosRugo1.1, whole genome shotgun sequence, the genomic stretch ATAACAACGCAGCTACATCAAATTGCTGTGCACAATGGAAATTGAAAGCAACTCAAAATGCACAATGAAACTTCAAACTACATTAAATGATAGTGCATCTGAATGTCTACAGGACACCTTTATGGAGAAAACAATGCAAATCTAGTCATTAAGGAAGAAACTGACAAGTATCAAATGGAGAAAATAATCCAACCTACAAGTAGGGAAGGATTCTATGCTTCTTATGTAAAAGCAGAGGCTCCAACTGGGCATCTACTATTATACCTGCTACACTAAAATATGTATGGTAGGCATCACAGGCATCATCTGGTCTGTCTTCCTCCATTTTCAACATCCTGCAAGTTTTAATAATTAACCACAAGAACTCATTAAAACTCAGTCACATGATTAGAATTTCACTTTGGAAATTCCTAAAGAATATTCCAAATGTACAAATAGGTTATGTAAAACCTGATAGTCTAAAATGAACTTGGCAAGCTTTTCCTTATTGATCCAACGAACTCTATCAATCATGATCAAACTAGATAGAACCCACCATGAAGCACACTTGAAATGAAGCGCAAATGCAGTGAAGAAGAGTCCATTACCTAACAGAAACTTACATTTTAATCATGAATTACCACTCTGACATATATTGCTGGAACAGAAATCTCTTCCTTTGTACAAATAGAACTTCCTTCATAGCTCATATATTGCTGGAACATATTGAGAAAAGATACAATTGAAAGACTGTGACCAATGGCCTTAACAGTAGAAGTTGGATTCATTTATTTTTCAGCTATGCATTTCAACAAACACCTTAGGCACAAGAAACCCAGTGTTCTATTTTCCAAGAAACTGAGATAGTTTAACACCCAGAAAAGTGCTTAATGTTTGCAGAAAATTATGCTGCAAAAATCCTAATGCATAGAGCTAACTTCGTGATGACATAAAtccttcatacgaactccaaaaagaGCAAGACTGATTTCATTTGAAGGATGGGAATGCCTACTTTTCAAGTACTGGTGCTTTCAAGAAAGACTGGACGTAGAAAACTACTAAAGAGACCGAAATAAAAAGACAGTATTGCTGTGTACAGAAATTCCTGCAGCAGACCtgcaactttgaaaaatcataagTAATACTAGAAAAATTGTTTTTAGGAGATTCCAATTCTGAAACAATCTTTAAGATGTCTATTGCAATTTGTAAGAAGATAATAATTTCAAGTTCCCAACCGAACTGTACAGTTTTCAGTAAAAGTTCAACTGGGTCAGAAACTCAGAAACACAAATTCACATTTGCAGAACCTCTTTTCTACCTTCAGTTTTAACCAATGAACCCTAAATAGAAGAGCTGGAActtaacaaaaacaaaccaaaagactCAAAATCAATTGAACTTAACTGAGGAGATGTCATAGAGAAACAAAGCAGCAtaccaaaagtccaaaactgGCAGCACGCCAGCATACCAAAACAGATGCTTGATTGATATTATTTTCATACCAAAACAGATGCAAATTTCATCTCAATTTGTACAATGAACCATTTGTCAATTCTGTCAAACACTTAAATAGCAAATAATATGTTCTGGGGCTTTGAATGCAACTATGATTTCAAAGCAACTACTGATATCAGGAATGTTTTGTGAAGGACTCGGTTTTTTTGACACTCCAACTATGAACCAACAAGACACTAGAAGAGACTACAACTTCAGAAACTTCAACAACCTCAGGGTAGTTGAATGAAAAGATTTTCCCCCTCTTTAGCAAGAACCATTGTCACAGCAACAACTTTGCAGAGCATAAGATATGACTAGAAAAGGTGCAAGGGTAAAATCAAAATACAATGTACTAACCTGCCCACTAAATGTTTTGCCTTGAACATCTTGAGCTgcctttttgaatttttctatTCCCTGAGAACATTCATCCAATCAACTTTGTGTCACATTACATACAAAGACGAtgagaaaaaaatgaaattatttttgttcttttgtttttcacaTTAATGTTGCTTTGTTCATCCAATCAACTTTACTTCACATCACAGACAAGGAATTTTTTCCTTAAGGTCTTATATAATTTACATAGATACAACTACTGTACAAATTTGAGGCTACAATACTAATATcccaagaaaaggaaaaacatcGTATATAGTAAAAATTCAGATACGTACCTTAATTAGAGTCTTGCCAAatgcttcttcctcctctttgaTTATCTCCCTAATGCCTGCTTCATGTTGTTTTAGCTCTGGAAATACATCACCCATCAGTGCCGCCAGCACCGGTACAAGCCTGGAATTAAAACATCCACAAATATCATATAAACACTGCTTAGAATTCCAAACCAGTAAACAATCTGAACAGACAAGAATTTCCAAACAGCATTTAGTTTTAC encodes the following:
- the LOC133743696 gene encoding alanine--tRNA ligase-like isoform X3, whose protein sequence is MFEFLYGVITSQIVYLLGNDGHEYVLRCILRRAVRYGREVVKAQEGFFNGLVPVLAALMGDVFPELKQHEAGIREIIKEEEEAFGKTLIKGIEKFKKAAQDVQGKTFSGQDVENGGRQTR
- the LOC133743696 gene encoding alanine--tRNA ligase-like isoform X2 — its product is MFEFLYGVITSQIVYLLGNDGHEYVLRCILRRAVRYGREVVKAQEGFFNGLVPVLAALMGDVFPELKQHEAGIREIIKEEEEAFGKTLIKGIEKFKKAAQDVQGKTFSGQVMDSSSLHLRFISSVLHGGFYLV
- the LOC133743696 gene encoding alanine--tRNA ligase-like isoform X1, which produces MFEFLYGVITSQIVYLLGNDGHEYVLRCILRRAVRYGREVVKAQEGFFNGLVPVLAALMGDVFPELKQHEAGIREIIKEEEEAFGKTLIKGIEKFKKAAQDVQGKTFSGQQYMSYEGSSICTKEEISVPAIYVRVVIHD